One window of the Runella slithyformis DSM 19594 genome contains the following:
- a CDS encoding GMC family oxidoreductase gives MTFDYIIIGAGSAGCVLANRLSEDPENRVLLLEAGGPDKKMEIHIPAAYSKLNRTEVDWGFETEPQPGVLNRKIYLPRGKTLGGSSSTNAMAYVRGNRADYDEWAALGNEGWEYESILPYFTKSENNEQIHNRYHGQGGPLNVTYAQVYRTPVADAFVKACAENGIPENHDCNGAEQTGAGLLQFTIKDQKRCSTAAAFLRPILQRPNLKIITRAHTRRILIENDRAVGVEFLTGKNTTEKAYAEKEVILSAGAFNSPQLLMLSGIGAREELTRHGIEVKKELPGVGKNLQDHLFTGVSALSTVPTANNALKPLNQLKGLAQYLLFKKGPLTISPLEASAFLKINDGPDPVDLQLHFAPVHFGNDGKADFYNPDTFPHVSGYTVLPTLIKPKSVGYVGIRSANPLDAPVIDPRFLSAEEDLLTLLKGTKKTLEVMEATAFASCRKEIILPLHRSSDDELILHIKTVLETVYHPVGTCKMGTDEMAVVDSQLRVKGIEGLRVADASIMPRIIAGNTNATCIMIGEKAADMILGTNAVKTRTIIGELRD, from the coding sequence ATGACTTTTGATTACATCATCATCGGTGCGGGCTCTGCGGGATGTGTGCTGGCCAATCGCCTCTCTGAAGACCCCGAAAACCGGGTGCTGCTGTTGGAAGCGGGCGGGCCCGACAAAAAAATGGAAATTCATATTCCGGCTGCCTACTCCAAACTAAACCGCACGGAAGTGGATTGGGGCTTTGAGACGGAGCCGCAGCCGGGAGTGTTGAACCGTAAAATATACCTTCCGAGGGGAAAGACCTTGGGCGGGAGCAGTTCTACCAATGCCATGGCCTACGTGCGCGGCAATCGCGCCGATTATGACGAGTGGGCGGCCTTAGGCAATGAAGGCTGGGAGTATGAGTCTATATTGCCCTATTTTACCAAATCAGAAAATAACGAGCAGATCCATAACCGTTACCACGGCCAGGGCGGACCGCTCAATGTGACGTATGCGCAGGTATACCGCACGCCCGTAGCTGATGCCTTTGTGAAAGCCTGTGCTGAAAACGGAATTCCCGAAAATCATGATTGCAACGGGGCCGAACAAACCGGCGCGGGATTGCTTCAGTTTACCATCAAAGACCAAAAGCGATGCAGCACGGCGGCGGCATTTTTGCGACCGATTTTGCAACGACCCAACCTGAAAATCATTACCCGGGCGCATACTCGCCGAATTTTGATCGAAAATGACCGCGCCGTCGGCGTTGAATTTTTGACGGGCAAAAACACCACTGAAAAAGCCTATGCGGAGAAGGAAGTTATTTTGTCGGCGGGGGCATTCAATTCGCCTCAGTTGCTGATGCTTTCGGGCATAGGGGCGCGCGAAGAGTTAACGCGCCATGGAATAGAAGTGAAGAAAGAGTTGCCCGGTGTAGGAAAAAACTTGCAGGATCATTTGTTTACGGGCGTAAGTGCACTTTCGACCGTGCCAACGGCCAACAATGCCCTCAAGCCCCTGAATCAACTCAAAGGCCTTGCACAATATTTGCTTTTTAAAAAAGGCCCCCTGACCATCAGTCCGCTGGAAGCGAGTGCGTTTCTGAAAATCAATGACGGCCCTGATCCGGTCGATTTGCAGCTGCACTTTGCGCCGGTCCATTTCGGCAACGACGGAAAAGCGGATTTCTACAATCCCGATACTTTCCCCCACGTTAGCGGCTATACGGTGTTGCCGACGCTCATCAAACCCAAAAGTGTGGGATACGTGGGAATACGTTCGGCCAATCCGCTCGATGCACCCGTCATTGACCCTCGGTTTCTGTCGGCTGAAGAAGACCTGCTCACTTTACTGAAGGGTACCAAAAAAACCTTGGAAGTTATGGAAGCAACGGCCTTTGCGTCGTGTCGCAAAGAAATTATTCTGCCGCTTCACCGCAGTTCGGATGATGAACTGATCCTGCACATTAAAACCGTGTTGGAAACGGTGTACCATCCCGTAGGAACCTGCAAAATGGGGACGGACGAAATGGCCGTGGTAGACTCTCAGTTGAGGGTCAAAGGAATCGAAGGCCTGCGCGTGGCTGATGCGTCGATCATGCCGCGCATCATTGCGGGCAATACCAATGCCACGTGTATCATGATCGGCGAGAAAGCCGCCGATATGATTTTGGGAACAAATGCGGTGAAAACACGAACGATTATCGGCGAATTGAGGGATTAA
- a CDS encoding GntR family transcriptional regulator, whose protein sequence is MNFHNQTAIYLQIAEYIGEQLLTNVWKAEDKIPSIRELAVQLEVNPNTVQRTYDFLQTREVIFTKRGLGYFITPNGEQHYLDWRRETFIQNELPIFFKQMRLLRMDFDELEKRYEALLAQ, encoded by the coding sequence ATGAATTTTCATAATCAAACGGCCATCTATTTGCAAATCGCTGAGTACATCGGGGAACAATTACTCACTAACGTATGGAAGGCTGAGGATAAAATTCCCTCAATCAGAGAATTGGCGGTACAATTGGAGGTAAATCCCAACACTGTACAGCGAACGTACGATTTTCTCCAAACCCGTGAGGTGATTTTTACCAAACGAGGCTTGGGTTATTTTATAACTCCCAATGGAGAACAACACTATTTGGATTGGCGACGAGAGACTTTTATTCAAAACGAATTGCCGATTTTTTTCAAGCAGATGCGCTTGCTCAGAATGGATTTTGACGAACTCGAAAAACGATACGAAGCTCTTTTGGCTCAGTAA
- a CDS encoding ABC transporter ATP-binding protein — MIQFSHVHFGYGAQKLFTDLSTSLEAGHIYGLLGENGVGKTTLLKMIAGLVFPKGGTVTTLSHEPRKRQPSLMQQLYFVAEDAFVPDTTARRLADTYGVFYPMFDGTQYFNYLQQFGVNPHQKLEKVSFGQRKKALISFALATNVPLLLMDEPTNGLDIPSKSTFRKLVAGAATDERCIIISTHQVRDLESLIDTVVVLHNGKITYREDLNVLAEESTSQPDLETLFQDIIQK; from the coding sequence ATGATCCAATTCAGTCATGTTCATTTTGGATACGGCGCTCAGAAGCTGTTTACAGACTTATCGACGAGCCTCGAAGCAGGGCATATCTACGGGCTTTTAGGAGAAAACGGGGTCGGTAAAACCACCCTTTTGAAAATGATCGCCGGCTTGGTTTTTCCCAAAGGCGGAACCGTCACGACGCTCAGCCATGAGCCGCGTAAGCGACAGCCTTCCCTGATGCAGCAGTTGTATTTTGTGGCCGAAGACGCGTTTGTGCCCGATACCACGGCCCGCCGATTGGCAGATACCTACGGGGTATTCTATCCTATGTTTGACGGTACGCAGTATTTCAACTATCTCCAACAATTTGGGGTGAATCCCCACCAAAAACTGGAAAAAGTGTCTTTCGGCCAACGAAAGAAAGCCCTCATCAGCTTTGCACTGGCCACCAATGTGCCGCTGTTGTTGATGGACGAACCCACCAACGGTTTGGATATTCCGTCCAAAAGTACCTTTCGAAAACTGGTGGCGGGCGCAGCCACCGATGAGCGCTGCATTATTATTTCTACGCATCAGGTACGGGATCTGGAAAGTTTGATCGATACGGTCGTGGTGTTGCACAATGGCAAAATCACGTACCGGGAAGACCTCAACGTACTCGCCGAAGAAAGTACTTCTCAGCCCGATCTGGAAACCTTATTTCAGGACATCATTCAAAAATAA
- a CDS encoding 3'-5' exonuclease produces the protein MAHNLKLKKPLAVFDLETTGINIQKDRIVEISVVKALINGETESKTFRVNPGMPIPIESSLIHGIYDEDVKDCPTFKNFAKTLAQFLTGCDLAGFNSNRFDVPMLVEEFLRADVDFDIKNRKLVDAQRIFHLMEPRNLSAAYKFYCGKDLENAHSAYADTVATFEVLCAQIERYEGVKIKNEKGELFEPVQNDVEALHNLTAAKIVDFANRMAFNAKGEEIINFGKHSGKRVVDVLTQEPAYYDWMMKGDFPLDTKRKLTEIKMRMAFGRK, from the coding sequence ATGGCACACAACCTCAAACTCAAAAAACCACTGGCGGTTTTCGACCTGGAAACTACGGGCATCAACATCCAAAAAGACCGCATTGTAGAGATCAGCGTGGTCAAAGCCCTGATCAATGGTGAAACGGAAAGCAAGACATTTCGCGTCAATCCCGGCATGCCGATTCCCATCGAATCCAGCCTTATCCACGGGATCTACGATGAAGACGTAAAGGATTGTCCTACGTTCAAGAACTTTGCCAAAACCCTGGCGCAGTTTCTGACGGGCTGCGATCTGGCCGGTTTCAATTCCAACCGATTTGATGTGCCGATGTTGGTCGAAGAGTTTTTGCGCGCCGACGTAGACTTTGACATCAAAAATCGTAAGCTCGTAGATGCTCAACGGATCTTTCACCTGATGGAGCCCCGCAATTTATCCGCCGCCTATAAATTTTACTGCGGCAAAGACCTCGAAAACGCTCACAGCGCCTATGCCGACACCGTGGCTACCTTTGAGGTACTGTGCGCTCAAATAGAGCGTTATGAAGGCGTTAAAATTAAAAACGAAAAGGGAGAGTTATTTGAACCGGTCCAAAATGACGTAGAAGCCCTGCACAATCTGACTGCCGCCAAAATCGTCGATTTTGCCAATCGCATGGCCTTCAACGCAAAAGGAGAAGAGATCATCAATTTTGGAAAGCACAGCGGCAAACGCGTAGTGGATGTGCTCACGCAGGAGCCCGCCTATTATGATTGGATGATGAAGGGCGATTTTCCGTTGGACACCAAACGCAAACTGACCGAAATCAAAATGCGTATGGCCTTTGGAAGAAAGTAA
- a CDS encoding ABC transporter permease, with the protein MNLLENIREGLRSIQSNMLRTVLTALIIAIGITSLVGILTAIDGMQSSVNNSFADLGANTFDIMGPRPFRRRSAGRSEKDFPPINYRQALQYKREIRDTYNATVSISSNVGGAAQVKYRSQKTNPNTRIVGIDDNYMAIKGYKLLSGRNLSQTDLDNGLNVVILGSEIAQKLFEGKIDPINKEVIVRGNQYKVVGILDKKGSLTGGGDDRIMLIPLENGRALAANRQLTFDITTSVSSGEDQALIIEEARGIMRRIRKDRIGKPDSFDIESADAIAKDFENISSYLRMGGFGIGIITLLGAAIALMNIMLVSVTERTREIGIRKSLGATPRLIRLQFLIEAIVVCILGGIGGLILGIAIGNAIAKLISANASFIVPWFWMFMGILVCIIVGIISGIYPAIKASRLDPIEALRYE; encoded by the coding sequence ATGAATCTCCTCGAAAACATCCGTGAAGGCCTCCGTTCGATTCAATCGAACATGCTCCGAACCGTGCTGACAGCGCTCATCATCGCCATTGGTATCACGTCATTGGTGGGTATACTGACCGCCATTGACGGCATGCAAAGCTCCGTCAACAACAGCTTTGCCGATCTGGGAGCCAATACCTTTGATATCATGGGGCCGCGTCCTTTCCGCCGTCGCTCGGCGGGCCGCAGCGAAAAAGACTTCCCGCCCATCAATTACCGGCAGGCATTGCAGTACAAACGGGAGATCAGAGACACTTATAATGCAACGGTGTCTATTTCATCCAACGTTGGCGGGGCCGCACAGGTAAAATACCGGTCTCAAAAAACCAACCCTAATACCCGTATCGTAGGAATAGATGACAACTACATGGCCATTAAAGGTTATAAGCTTCTCAGCGGCCGGAACCTCTCGCAAACTGATTTGGACAATGGGCTCAATGTGGTCATTCTGGGTTCAGAAATTGCACAGAAACTGTTTGAAGGAAAGATAGATCCCATCAATAAAGAAGTTATTGTTCGGGGAAACCAATACAAAGTAGTGGGTATTCTTGACAAAAAAGGCTCACTGACGGGAGGAGGCGATGACCGTATTATGTTGATACCATTAGAGAACGGAAGGGCGCTCGCCGCCAACCGACAACTCACCTTTGATATCACGACCTCGGTCAGCAGCGGCGAAGACCAAGCCCTTATCATTGAAGAAGCGCGCGGGATTATGCGTCGTATCCGTAAAGATCGCATCGGCAAGCCTGACTCATTCGACATCGAAAGCGCCGATGCCATCGCCAAAGACTTTGAAAATATTTCGAGCTATTTGCGCATGGGCGGATTTGGCATCGGCATCATTACTTTACTGGGTGCGGCCATCGCACTTATGAATATCATGCTCGTTTCGGTGACGGAACGTACGCGCGAGATCGGGATTCGCAAATCGCTGGGCGCTACCCCCCGCCTGATACGTCTGCAATTTTTGATTGAGGCCATTGTAGTTTGTATTTTGGGAGGCATCGGTGGGCTTATCCTCGGAATTGCCATCGGCAACGCGATTGCCAAACTTATCAGTGCCAATGCCAGTTTTATCGTGCCGTGGTTTTGGATGTTCATGGGTATATTGGTGTGCATCATCGTGGGAATTATTTCAGGGATTTATCCGGCCATAAAAGCCTCACGCTTAGACCCTATAGAAGCATTACGCTACGAGTAG
- a CDS encoding c-type cytochrome — translation MYPKHQTIPKLLAAAALFVVAASFTILNRTEPAVNGRDNPKTEKLKLQPGFKADHLYSPSDNKQGSWVAMTFDDKGRMITSDQYGSLYRLQLPAIGTEGAPVVEPLKIGKGANIDTVGMGYANGLLYAFNSLYVMINNGKNNKSFPRRSGLYRLQDTDNDDQYDKITLLKELVGEGEHGPHSIILSPDKKSLFVIAGNHTDVPKMDAYRLPSNWKEDNLFPLIKDPRGHANDRMAPGGWIANLDPEGKRWELISAGYRNAFDMAFNEVGDLFVYDADMEWDFGLPWYRPTRICHATSASEYGWRTGNSKWSATFPDNLSPVMNIGQGSPTNLIHLKDAKFPAKYKRTLLAFDWSFGIVHAIHLKPAGSTYTAEHEEFLSGIPLPLTDGAIGPDGALYFLTGGRRLEADLYRVYYTGSENTAPVAAAPINKENELRRSLEKFHNGPNPQAIATAWPYLKHPDRFIRYAARLAVEHQPVAEWQEKALNEKDPITSIHAIIALARQGKPEQKSAMIKSLLNVNFKALSESQQLDILRAFELVFLRMGAPDAAQNAQIAAYLNPYYPANGADLNRALSKALIYLEAPGVIPKTLALLEAKEQPTNLTAGGNTATASAELIMRNPQYGLDIADMLKNMPPAQQTYYATMLSLASKNWTPELHERYFKWFYKAFSYKGGRSYVGFIDRARKLALKHVPEGKMAYYDKLSGGELLTKNGNDLVKVTYPKGPGRQWKLETALPLLEGGLANRNFEQGKNMYDAITCNRCHTMRGEGGSIGPDLTQLGTRFSAKDMLESIIEPNKTISDQYAATHFTLKNGQTVVGRLTNEDANTYFVSQNPYEPETVVKIPKKNVVSHKYSPVSIMYGNLINSLNEEELKDLMAYLMAGGNEKNPMFTAKK, via the coding sequence ATGTATCCTAAACACCAAACTATTCCAAAATTGCTTGCGGCGGCGGCTTTATTTGTGGTGGCGGCCTCTTTCACCATTTTAAACAGGACGGAGCCTGCCGTCAACGGTCGCGATAATCCTAAAACGGAGAAATTGAAACTCCAACCCGGGTTTAAGGCTGATCACCTTTACAGTCCTTCCGACAATAAACAAGGCTCATGGGTAGCGATGACCTTTGATGATAAAGGCCGGATGATTACCTCAGACCAATACGGATCATTGTATCGCCTGCAACTTCCGGCTATAGGTACGGAAGGTGCTCCCGTGGTTGAACCATTGAAGATCGGCAAAGGGGCAAACATTGATACTGTAGGCATGGGCTATGCCAATGGCTTACTGTATGCCTTCAACAGCCTTTATGTGATGATAAATAATGGCAAGAACAACAAAAGCTTTCCTCGCCGAAGTGGTTTGTATCGCTTGCAGGATACCGACAACGACGATCAATACGATAAAATCACCCTTCTGAAAGAGTTAGTTGGGGAAGGTGAGCATGGTCCGCACAGCATTATTTTATCGCCTGATAAAAAATCTCTTTTTGTGATTGCGGGTAACCATACCGACGTTCCTAAAATGGATGCCTATCGCTTACCGTCAAATTGGAAGGAAGATAATTTGTTCCCGCTCATTAAAGACCCTCGCGGCCACGCCAACGACCGTATGGCTCCGGGAGGTTGGATTGCCAATCTCGACCCCGAAGGTAAACGTTGGGAATTGATCAGCGCAGGGTATCGTAATGCGTTTGACATGGCTTTCAACGAAGTAGGGGATCTGTTTGTGTACGATGCCGATATGGAGTGGGATTTTGGCTTACCTTGGTACCGCCCAACGCGTATCTGTCATGCTACAAGTGCCAGTGAATATGGCTGGAGAACGGGAAACAGTAAATGGTCAGCAACTTTCCCGGATAATCTTTCTCCGGTAATGAATATCGGACAGGGTTCTCCTACCAACCTTATCCACTTAAAAGACGCTAAATTTCCGGCTAAATATAAAAGAACACTTTTGGCTTTTGACTGGAGTTTCGGTATTGTTCACGCTATCCACTTGAAGCCTGCCGGTTCTACCTACACGGCTGAACATGAGGAGTTTTTGTCAGGAATTCCACTGCCATTGACCGACGGTGCCATTGGCCCTGATGGTGCACTTTACTTTTTAACGGGCGGTCGTCGCTTAGAGGCAGATTTGTATCGTGTTTATTACACAGGTTCTGAAAATACAGCTCCGGTAGCTGCTGCCCCTATCAACAAAGAAAATGAATTGAGAAGAAGCCTGGAGAAGTTTCATAATGGTCCAAATCCTCAGGCTATTGCCACTGCCTGGCCGTATTTAAAGCACCCGGATCGCTTTATTCGTTACGCAGCACGTTTGGCCGTAGAACACCAGCCTGTAGCAGAATGGCAGGAGAAGGCCCTCAATGAAAAAGACCCGATTACTTCTATTCATGCCATTATTGCGCTGGCCCGTCAAGGCAAGCCGGAGCAAAAAAGTGCAATGATTAAGTCGTTGTTGAACGTTAATTTCAAAGCGCTTTCTGAATCACAGCAGTTGGATATCCTGCGGGCATTTGAGTTGGTATTTCTCCGCATGGGTGCTCCTGATGCTGCCCAAAATGCCCAAATTGCAGCGTACCTGAACCCTTACTATCCCGCTAATGGAGCTGACCTTAATCGGGCGCTCAGTAAGGCGTTGATTTATCTTGAAGCGCCGGGAGTGATTCCTAAAACGCTTGCGTTACTTGAAGCGAAAGAGCAGCCAACCAACCTTACCGCCGGGGGTAATACCGCCACTGCTTCGGCCGAATTGATCATGCGTAATCCGCAATACGGTTTGGACATTGCCGATATGTTGAAAAATATGCCTCCTGCTCAGCAGACCTATTATGCAACAATGTTGAGTCTGGCAAGTAAAAACTGGACCCCTGAATTGCATGAGCGGTACTTCAAATGGTTTTATAAGGCGTTCAGTTATAAAGGAGGTCGCAGCTACGTTGGTTTTATTGACCGTGCCCGTAAATTGGCGTTAAAACATGTTCCTGAAGGCAAGATGGCCTACTACGATAAACTATCGGGCGGTGAACTCTTGACTAAAAACGGCAACGATTTGGTAAAAGTAACCTATCCTAAAGGGCCGGGCAGGCAGTGGAAACTGGAAACGGCGCTTCCATTACTTGAAGGTGGATTGGCAAACCGCAATTTTGAGCAAGGGAAAAATATGTATGATGCCATTACCTGTAACCGATGCCATACCATGCGCGGAGAGGGCGGGAGCATTGGCCCCGATCTGACGCAGCTGGGAACCCGCTTTTCAGCGAAAGATATGCTGGAATCTATCATTGAGCCCAATAAGACGATTTCTGACCAGTATGCCGCTACGCACTTTACGTTGAAAAACGGACAAACAGTGGTGGGCCGTTTAACCAATGAAGATGCCAACACATACTTTGTTTCACAAAACCCTTACGAACCGGAAACGGTTGTCAAAATTCCGAAAAAGAATGTGGTATCGCATAAGTATTCGCCGGTATCTATCATGTACGGCAATTTGATCAATAGTCTTAACGAAGAAGAATTAAAAGATCTGATGGCGTATCTGATGGCCGGAGGAAACGAAAAAAATCCCATGTTTACCGCTAAAAAGTAA
- a CDS encoding RagB/SusD family nutrient uptake outer membrane protein, which yields MKKSIIFSIALSLGAFSCSDDFLTVTPETALSSVTFFKTETDFIQAVNSAYVPLRTLHNINSHLLTEQHSDNARYVRNVLFGATENQSNLADFNVPTANGITTNGNVLTAYRQNYLIIARANQVLALIDAATIPDATKRNVKGQALFLRALSYLEIARYFNRGPLQLTPVSVRSEAAAPLGTGDQLYAQIIKDATEAIGLLPPKSAQEAGRATSGAARALLANVFMIQKKWADAETQLRAIVTSGEYSLMPNYADAFSNSTSNKNTRESVFEVQYLEGAQGLNGNFLYSMLPLPIAANELVTITGTSNPQPLSGEGNNIPTPDLIEAYEPGDRRRDATIGFITLGGALHANKSFPFIRKYARPHALHNNHGMNWPIYRYSEVLLFLAEALIEQNKLADATPFINQVRTRAGLANTTAATQSALRDAVYQERRVELAFESKRLHDLVRTGRLETVIKAYGDRVKADKFRYYFPSEGFVPSDAFTNITPYYGLPAAEADLSPNF from the coding sequence ATGAAAAAATCAATCATATTTTCTATTGCGTTAAGTTTAGGAGCATTTAGTTGCAGTGACGATTTTCTGACGGTTACGCCGGAAACCGCGTTGAGTTCGGTTACTTTTTTCAAAACTGAAACTGACTTCATACAGGCAGTCAACAGCGCTTACGTTCCGCTGCGTACGCTTCACAATATCAACTCACATTTGCTTACCGAGCAACATTCGGATAATGCACGCTACGTACGTAACGTTTTGTTTGGAGCCACTGAAAACCAGTCAAACTTAGCGGATTTCAACGTGCCCACTGCTAACGGTATCACTACCAATGGTAACGTATTGACAGCTTATCGTCAAAACTACCTCATCATTGCCCGTGCCAATCAGGTATTGGCGTTGATTGATGCAGCTACTATTCCGGATGCTACCAAAAGAAATGTAAAAGGACAGGCACTGTTTCTGAGAGCGTTATCTTATTTGGAAATAGCGCGTTATTTTAACCGTGGACCGCTTCAATTAACTCCAGTTAGTGTGCGTTCGGAGGCGGCGGCTCCGCTTGGTACAGGCGATCAGTTGTACGCTCAAATCATCAAGGATGCTACGGAAGCAATAGGATTATTACCTCCCAAATCAGCCCAGGAAGCAGGGCGTGCCACTTCAGGCGCCGCTCGTGCGCTGTTGGCCAATGTCTTTATGATTCAGAAAAAATGGGCAGATGCCGAAACGCAGCTTCGGGCCATTGTAACAAGCGGTGAGTACAGCTTAATGCCTAATTATGCCGATGCGTTCTCTAACAGTACAAGCAACAAAAACACCAGAGAGTCGGTCTTTGAAGTGCAGTATTTGGAAGGTGCCCAGGGACTTAACGGCAACTTTTTGTACAGTATGCTGCCTTTGCCTATCGCAGCCAATGAGTTGGTTACCATAACGGGAACATCCAATCCCCAACCCTTATCGGGGGAAGGTAATAACATCCCTACGCCTGATTTGATAGAGGCCTATGAGCCCGGTGACAGACGCAGGGATGCAACGATTGGCTTTATTACCCTGGGGGGAGCTTTGCACGCTAACAAATCTTTTCCGTTCATCAGGAAATACGCAAGGCCGCACGCATTGCACAACAACCACGGCATGAACTGGCCCATTTATCGCTATTCAGAAGTGTTGTTATTCTTGGCAGAAGCGTTGATCGAGCAAAATAAATTGGCGGATGCAACTCCATTTATTAACCAAGTTCGCACTCGCGCCGGACTCGCTAATACCACTGCTGCTACTCAATCGGCATTGCGTGATGCCGTGTATCAGGAGCGCCGTGTAGAGTTAGCATTTGAATCAAAGCGCTTACACGATCTGGTACGGACCGGCCGCCTCGAAACGGTTATCAAAGCCTATGGTGACCGCGTTAAAGCAGATAAATTCAGGTATTATTTTCCCAGTGAGGGATTTGTTCCAAGCGATGCTTTCACTAACATAACCCCTTACTATGGCCTTCCGGCTGCTGAGGCAGATTTAAGTCCTAATTTCTAA